A DNA window from Maribellus comscasis contains the following coding sequences:
- a CDS encoding patatin-like phospholipase family protein, translating into MPGKKVRFGIALSGGGARGIAHIGVLETLEKYGIKPKIISGTSMGAIVGAFYAAGYPPKEILEIVSSRKFHKLINWHLPFSGLIDMDKVQEVMVEKIEKDDFSALKIPFYCAVTNLNSGLFEIKSKGKLFQWVLASASIPVVFEPQIIDGQTYVDGGLLNNLPAASIRDKCEVLIGVHVNHNGPEDEVKGLMTVAERCFRLGIAQNVEESKKLCDFLIEPPEARDFTTFNFNKAREIYEVGKRESERYIAHAFDSVDLEKILELQKSLAKNTKN; encoded by the coding sequence ATGCCAGGTAAAAAAGTCAGGTTTGGTATAGCATTAAGTGGCGGCGGAGCAAGAGGAATTGCCCATATTGGTGTTTTGGAAACGCTTGAGAAATACGGTATAAAACCTAAAATAATTTCAGGAACCAGCATGGGAGCAATTGTAGGGGCTTTTTATGCTGCCGGGTACCCTCCCAAAGAAATTCTTGAAATCGTATCGTCGCGTAAGTTTCATAAACTGATTAACTGGCACCTTCCGTTTAGCGGCCTGATTGATATGGATAAAGTCCAGGAGGTGATGGTGGAAAAAATCGAAAAGGATGATTTTTCGGCTTTAAAGATTCCTTTTTACTGTGCAGTCACAAATCTGAACAGCGGGCTTTTTGAGATAAAATCTAAAGGAAAACTTTTTCAATGGGTACTTGCCTCAGCATCGATACCCGTAGTTTTTGAACCTCAGATTATTGACGGGCAAACCTATGTTGACGGCGGACTTTTAAATAACCTTCCCGCAGCTTCCATCCGCGATAAGTGCGAAGTACTTATTGGTGTTCATGTCAACCACAACGGTCCTGAAGATGAAGTAAAAGGGTTAATGACGGTTGCTGAAAGGTGTTTCAGGTTAGGGATTGCACAAAATGTTGAGGAAAGTAAAAAACTCTGCGATTTTCTTATTGAACCTCCCGAAGCCCGCGATTTCACTACCTTCAATTTCAACAAGGCCCGGGAAATATACGAAGTTGGCAAACGGGAGAGTGAAAGATACATTGCCCACGCTTTCGATTCTGTTGATCTTGAAAAAATACTGGAACTCCAAAAAAGTCTGGCAAAAAACACAAAAAACTAA
- a CDS encoding aldo/keto reductase, with amino-acid sequence MEYRKLADSDLQVSVITFGAWAAGGWMWGKTERNDAIEAIRASYDLGATSIDTAPIYGQGESEEIVGEAIKGIPRDKLQILTKFGMSWDGTEGEFYFKSKNNTGKDIDIYKYAGKERVIKECEDSLRRLGTDYIDLYQIHWPDTTTPITETFEAVAKLIEQGKVRYAGVCNYSAEQMAEAEKAVKLVSNQIPFSMVNRGVEDKTVPYCIEKGKSVLAYSPMERGLLTGKITPGYEFQEGDHRAGHGAFTDENIIITNELLNKIKPIAEEKGATLAQLVLKWTIERAGITIALAGARNAEQSVQNAKAALISLTEEEFKFISNEVDKTVLK; translated from the coding sequence ATGGAATATAGAAAATTAGCAGATTCAGATTTACAGGTATCCGTTATTACGTTTGGAGCCTGGGCAGCCGGTGGCTGGATGTGGGGAAAAACAGAACGTAACGATGCAATTGAAGCCATTCGGGCATCGTACGATTTAGGTGCAACCTCCATCGACACGGCTCCCATATACGGACAAGGTGAAAGTGAGGAAATAGTAGGAGAAGCGATAAAAGGAATTCCCCGCGATAAACTGCAAATCCTTACCAAATTCGGGATGAGTTGGGATGGAACAGAAGGCGAATTTTATTTTAAAAGTAAAAACAACACAGGAAAAGACATCGACATATATAAATATGCCGGAAAGGAACGGGTAATTAAAGAATGCGAGGACAGCCTTCGAAGACTGGGAACAGATTATATTGATTTATACCAAATTCACTGGCCCGACACAACCACCCCTATTACAGAGACATTTGAGGCCGTTGCAAAATTAATAGAGCAGGGAAAAGTTCGCTACGCCGGCGTTTGCAACTACAGTGCGGAACAAATGGCTGAAGCAGAAAAGGCAGTAAAACTGGTTTCCAACCAAATTCCTTTTAGCATGGTCAACCGCGGCGTGGAAGATAAAACCGTTCCTTATTGTATCGAAAAGGGAAAATCGGTGCTGGCTTACAGTCCGATGGAAAGAGGTTTATTGACCGGAAAAATTACACCCGGATATGAATTCCAGGAAGGAGACCACCGCGCAGGACATGGTGCCTTCACCGACGAAAATATTATAATTACAAACGAACTTTTGAATAAAATAAAACCAATAGCAGAAGAAAAAGGAGCGACTCTGGCACAATTGGTTTTAAAATGGACCATAGAACGGGCCGGAATTACAATTGCTTTGGCCGGAGCAAGAAATGCTGAGCAGTCGGTTCAGAATGCAAAGGCTGCTTTGATCTCATTAACAGAAGAAGAATTTAAATTTATTTCCAACGAAGTTGATAAAACAGTTCTGAAATAA
- a CDS encoding sensor histidine kinase → MNKKIITGLIVLMGISILGIITVQLVWMNNAIRVKNELFSRSVNDALNSTVAKLEDLHNFNVVNRMAFADSIHWSSTNRSNISFRTLPHPPGVLLPDSVKRAPQPVRVIREVNPKRKNARFEIKIDSDNKTSVNTYEYSFDVDTGEEQEIDKIIIAGDDSATNNIFMIKKDSFITNITDIDSIYSVGLVRIDSLITNLDTIAVVAPDISRRAEVKAGKLKRIANQVVTEISAWDVQNVDTTLIKKVLTEELANKDIPIDFEYAILKDSSFLDNPTGTSDSLKLLNTDYKIELYPHDIIQKNLKLAVFFPGRDSFIYRSLNWLLIASFLFSLIILVTFSLSIFYILRQKKISEMKSDFINNMTHEFKTPIATISVATDSITNNKVIQNPEKIKYFTGMIKKENTRMNRQVEDILTIARLDKKEFEFLWEPVDVHDLIQDAVQGIILQIEKREGKIETHFNAKNPVVTTDKMHCTNIIYNLLDNANKYSAELPDIKITTASKPKGVLISVEDKGIGMSKSVQSKIFERFYRQTSGNIHNVKGFGLGLSYVKAVVEANQGAITVHSEAGKGSRFDLFVPYTRS, encoded by the coding sequence ATGAATAAAAAGATTATTACAGGTTTAATCGTATTAATGGGAATTTCAATTCTCGGAATTATCACCGTGCAGTTGGTTTGGATGAACAATGCAATACGTGTTAAAAATGAATTGTTCAGCAGAAGTGTAAACGATGCATTAAACAGTACGGTAGCCAAACTGGAAGATCTGCATAATTTTAATGTAGTAAACCGGATGGCTTTTGCCGATTCGATTCACTGGAGCAGCACCAATAGGTCAAACATCTCTTTCAGAACACTACCCCACCCTCCTGGTGTTTTATTGCCCGACTCGGTAAAACGCGCGCCGCAGCCTGTGCGTGTTATTCGTGAAGTAAATCCAAAACGAAAAAATGCTCGTTTCGAAATAAAAATCGATTCCGACAATAAAACATCCGTAAATACTTATGAATATAGTTTTGACGTTGACACCGGGGAGGAACAAGAAATTGATAAGATTATTATTGCCGGCGACGATTCGGCAACAAATAATATCTTTATGATTAAAAAAGACTCTTTTATAACGAATATTACCGATATCGATTCGATATATTCCGTGGGACTAGTAAGAATTGATTCTTTAATAACCAACCTTGATACGATTGCTGTTGTTGCACCCGATATTTCAAGACGGGCGGAGGTAAAAGCCGGAAAACTTAAAAGAATAGCCAACCAGGTAGTTACCGAAATTTCAGCCTGGGATGTGCAAAACGTTGATACAACGCTCATCAAAAAAGTACTGACAGAAGAATTGGCAAACAAAGATATTCCTATCGACTTTGAATATGCCATATTAAAAGACAGCAGTTTTTTGGATAATCCAACGGGAACAAGCGATTCCTTAAAACTGTTAAATACAGATTACAAAATTGAACTTTACCCGCACGATATCATTCAAAAAAACCTGAAACTGGCTGTGTTTTTTCCGGGACGCGATAGTTTTATTTATCGCTCGCTAAACTGGTTGCTCATTGCCTCTTTTCTTTTTTCGCTGATAATTCTGGTCACGTTTAGTCTGAGCATTTTTTACATTCTGCGTCAGAAAAAAATATCGGAGATGAAATCCGACTTTATTAATAACATGACGCATGAGTTTAAAACCCCAATCGCCACCATTTCTGTTGCCACCGACTCAATTACCAACAATAAAGTAATTCAGAATCCCGAAAAAATAAAATACTTTACGGGAATGATAAAAAAAGAAAACACCCGAATGAACCGGCAGGTGGAAGATATTTTAACTATTGCACGTTTGGATAAAAAAGAATTTGAATTCTTATGGGAACCCGTGGATGTGCACGATTTGATTCAGGATGCCGTTCAGGGAATTATTTTGCAGATTGAAAAACGAGAGGGAAAAATAGAGACACACTTTAATGCGAAAAATCCGGTGGTTACAACCGACAAAATGCATTGTACAAATATTATTTATAACTTGCTTGACAACGCCAATAAATACTCGGCTGAGCTACCTGATATTAAAATTACAACTGCAAGCAAACCCAAAGGTGTATTAATTTCGGTTGAAGACAAAGGCATTGGAATGAGCAAGTCGGTACAAAGCAAAATTTTTGAACGTTTCTACCGGCAAACCAGCGGAAACATCCACAATGTGAAAGGGTTCGGGCTTGGGTTAAGTTATGTGAAAGCAGTGGTGGAAGCCAACCAGGGAGCGATTACCGTTCATAGTGAAGCCGGAAAGGGCAGTCGTTTTGATTTGTTTGTTCCTTACACAAGAAGCTAA
- the yiaK gene encoding 3-dehydro-L-gulonate 2-dehydrogenase: protein MEQVRISFDKMKSVFKRVLLKYSFEESKAEKCADIFTTNSLEGVYSHGVYRFPRFIDYIRQGFIRVDAIAELANATGALEQWNGNSGPGPINAEICSKRAMEVASKNTIGCIALGNTNHWMRAGLYGWQAAKNGFAFIAWTNTIANMPAWGAADSKLGNNPLVFAVPYGESAIVLDFSMTQFSYGKMEASQLEGKNLPFDGGFNKKGELTKIPGEILETGRALPIGYWKGAGLSLLLDIFAAILSAGKATHEISKHEIEHAVSQVFIAIDLKNLQNYPAIEKSINDIINDFKTSISENETNKIRYPGERIKKTREENLKKGIPVNLSIWQTITKL, encoded by the coding sequence ATGGAACAAGTAAGGATATCTTTTGATAAAATGAAATCGGTTTTTAAACGGGTTTTGCTGAAGTACAGTTTTGAAGAATCAAAAGCTGAAAAATGTGCAGATATTTTTACCACCAACAGCCTGGAAGGAGTTTATTCGCACGGCGTTTATCGCTTTCCTCGTTTTATCGATTACATCCGACAAGGTTTTATAAGGGTTGATGCAATTGCGGAACTCGCAAATGCCACCGGAGCCCTGGAGCAATGGAATGGAAATTCAGGACCGGGGCCCATTAATGCAGAAATATGCTCCAAACGGGCAATGGAAGTAGCTTCAAAAAACACCATAGGATGTATTGCATTGGGGAATACCAACCATTGGATGCGTGCCGGACTGTATGGCTGGCAGGCAGCAAAAAATGGATTTGCATTTATTGCCTGGACAAACACAATTGCCAACATGCCGGCATGGGGCGCTGCAGACAGCAAACTGGGAAACAATCCACTGGTTTTTGCTGTGCCTTACGGAGAAAGTGCTATTGTTCTCGATTTTTCCATGACACAATTTTCCTACGGGAAAATGGAAGCTTCTCAACTGGAAGGAAAAAACCTGCCCTTTGATGGCGGATTTAATAAAAAGGGAGAACTCACAAAAATACCGGGTGAAATTTTAGAAACCGGAAGGGCGCTTCCCATAGGATATTGGAAAGGAGCTGGTCTGTCATTATTGCTCGATATTTTTGCAGCCATTTTATCCGCCGGAAAAGCTACACACGAAATCAGTAAGCACGAGATTGAACATGCGGTTTCGCAGGTTTTTATTGCCATCGATTTAAAAAATTTACAGAATTATCCCGCCATTGAAAAATCAATCAATGATATCATCAATGATTTTAAAACTTCGATTTCGGAAAATGAGACGAACAAAATCCGATACCCCGGCGAAAGGATAAAAAAAACCAGAGAAGAAAACTTAAAAAAAGGAATACCGGTAAACCTGTCAATATGGCAAACAATTACCAAATTATAA
- the amrB gene encoding AmmeMemoRadiSam system protein B translates to MKTAVWLPAFLLLYLFTFCNQMKPPDNKGLRIREVIDTIGFAHLDWQMDSVVSRINSQFKNELEEVNQDSSLFWKAAICPHDDYTYASWLYPAVLKNVKSKTLIIFGVAHKAALFHLNNRIVFDSFDAWKGPYGDVRVSPLRDQIIEKLPKDLFVVHDSMQMVEHSVESMIPFLQEQNPNVEVISILVPFMSLSKMDTISLQLANAIHSLAKAQSLNWGRDFSILITTDAVHYGDEDWSGLDLAPFGTDSPGTQKALEKEKRIIESCFTGELTSEKANLFFKTTVNEDNFKEYKRTWCGRYSVPLGLKVAGNLQKLQKTKSLNGVPLGYQTTIDHPELPVKDLGMGKTAIATNRHWVGFTAVGFN, encoded by the coding sequence ATGAAAACTGCAGTTTGGCTCCCGGCATTTCTCCTTTTGTATTTATTCACTTTTTGTAATCAGATGAAGCCTCCGGATAATAAAGGTCTGAGAATCCGGGAAGTTATTGATACCATTGGTTTTGCTCATCTCGACTGGCAGATGGATTCTGTTGTATCGCGTATCAATTCTCAATTTAAAAATGAGTTGGAAGAAGTAAATCAGGACAGCAGTTTATTTTGGAAAGCTGCGATTTGTCCTCATGATGATTATACCTATGCGAGTTGGTTGTATCCTGCAGTTTTAAAAAATGTAAAATCGAAAACACTTATCATTTTTGGAGTTGCGCATAAAGCTGCTTTGTTTCATCTGAACAACAGAATTGTTTTCGACAGTTTTGACGCATGGAAAGGACCTTACGGAGATGTTCGCGTTTCTCCGTTGCGCGATCAAATTATTGAAAAGTTACCCAAGGATCTTTTTGTTGTTCATGATAGTATGCAAATGGTGGAACACTCCGTTGAGTCGATGATTCCATTTTTGCAGGAGCAAAATCCGAATGTAGAAGTCATCAGTATTCTTGTTCCCTTTATGTCACTTTCAAAAATGGATACTATTTCTTTGCAACTGGCAAATGCAATCCACTCACTTGCAAAAGCACAAAGCCTGAACTGGGGGCGGGATTTTTCAATCCTTATTACTACCGACGCCGTTCATTACGGTGATGAGGATTGGAGCGGATTGGATTTAGCCCCGTTTGGAACCGATAGCCCGGGGACACAAAAAGCGCTTGAAAAAGAAAAGAGGATTATTGAAAGTTGTTTTACCGGGGAGTTAACCAGCGAAAAGGCAAACCTGTTTTTTAAAACTACCGTTAACGAGGATAATTTTAAAGAATATAAAAGGACATGGTGCGGAAGATATTCCGTTCCGTTGGGGTTAAAAGTTGCCGGCAACCTGCAAAAATTACAAAAAACAAAATCCTTAAACGGGGTCCCTTTGGGCTATCAAACTACGATTGATCACCCTGAACTTCCGGTTAAGGATTTAGGCATGGGTAAAACCGCAATCGCAACAAATCGTCACTGGGTCGGTTTTACAGCTGTTGGTTTTAATTAG
- a CDS encoding TolB family protein yields MKQNLLILFIMLASSTVFAQQNVGIFHFNKDIGEPKEEGFAAYDKNTQEYTLKGAGYNIWFGKDEFRYLFNKIKGDFILTANFSFEGEGVDPHRKMGWMVRESEEDNAAHYSAVLHGDGLTVLQWRVLQGALMRDPQDEIFATKPNYEILQLERVGKRIIFRAAHPWEPLQEIGSTEMEFQDEVLAGLFICSHNPDVVETAKIWNVRIDQPVAKDYNAGREGWIGCRLEMMNVFDGKRKVIFEKPSRFEAPNWMPDGDKLLFNMDGSLYKIPVEGGDLEKLNTDFADQINNDHGISFDGKLLAISHSRDGEGGRGSSVYVLPLEGGTPQEITNAVPSYWHGWAPNNKDVVYVARRNGVPVYNIYKNSIKGGKEVALTDNKPGEHVDGCEYSPDGKYIYYNGSQSGTMQIWRMKPDGSEKEQITFDEYNDWFPHISPDGKWMVMISFPPTIDVNAHPSYKRVMLRLMPVNGGVPKVIAYMYGGQGTINVPSWSPDSKHIAFVSNSSK; encoded by the coding sequence ATGAAACAAAATCTATTAATACTTTTTATCATGTTAGCTTCTTCCACTGTTTTTGCCCAGCAGAATGTGGGAATTTTTCATTTCAATAAAGATATTGGCGAACCCAAAGAAGAAGGTTTCGCAGCCTACGATAAAAATACGCAGGAGTATACTTTAAAGGGTGCCGGCTATAATATTTGGTTTGGAAAAGATGAATTCCGCTATTTGTTTAATAAAATAAAGGGTGATTTTATTTTAACTGCGAATTTTTCTTTTGAAGGTGAAGGAGTAGATCCCCACCGAAAAATGGGTTGGATGGTGCGTGAATCAGAAGAGGATAATGCAGCGCATTATTCTGCGGTTCTGCATGGCGATGGATTAACCGTTTTGCAGTGGCGCGTTCTGCAGGGAGCTCTGATGCGCGACCCGCAGGATGAAATTTTTGCAACAAAACCCAATTATGAAATACTCCAATTGGAACGGGTTGGCAAACGAATCATTTTCAGGGCGGCGCACCCCTGGGAACCCTTACAGGAAATTGGAAGTACAGAAATGGAATTCCAAGATGAAGTTTTAGCCGGATTGTTTATCTGCTCTCACAACCCTGATGTTGTCGAAACGGCAAAAATATGGAATGTACGAATCGATCAGCCTGTGGCCAAAGATTACAATGCAGGACGCGAAGGATGGATTGGATGCCGGCTGGAAATGATGAATGTTTTTGATGGAAAAAGAAAAGTAATTTTTGAAAAACCAAGTCGTTTTGAAGCACCCAACTGGATGCCCGACGGAGATAAATTGCTCTTTAATATGGATGGCTCTTTGTATAAAATTCCGGTTGAAGGCGGCGATTTGGAAAAACTCAATACCGATTTTGCCGATCAGATTAACAATGACCACGGAATTTCGTTTGACGGAAAATTGCTCGCGATCAGCCACAGCCGCGACGGTGAAGGAGGTCGGGGTTCGTCAGTTTATGTTTTGCCACTGGAAGGTGGTACCCCGCAGGAAATAACAAATGCAGTTCCTTCTTACTGGCACGGATGGGCGCCAAATAACAAAGATGTAGTTTATGTTGCCCGGCGAAATGGAGTCCCGGTGTACAATATTTACAAAAATTCAATAAAGGGAGGAAAAGAAGTCGCATTAACCGATAATAAACCCGGTGAGCATGTTGACGGATGTGAATATTCGCCCGACGGAAAATACATCTATTACAACGGCAGCCAATCGGGCACCATGCAGATTTGGCGCATGAAACCTGATGGTTCGGAAAAAGAACAAATTACTTTTGATGAGTACAACGACTGGTTTCCACATATTTCGCCCGATGGAAAATGGATGGTTATGATTTCATTCCCCCCGACAATCGATGTAAATGCACACCCTTCATACAAACGGGTAATGCTTCGTTTAATGCCTGTTAACGGGGGGGTACCAAAAGTTATTGCCTATATGTATGGCGGTCAGGGCACAATTAATGTTCCCTCGTGGTCTCCCGACAGCAAACACATTGCATTTGTAAGCAATTCAAGCAAATAA
- a CDS encoding MazG nucleotide pyrophosphohydrolase domain-containing protein, which yields MPELPQKATLKNFQQYVSELEAERGFSQQTVLDKCLLLGEEIGELFKAIRKSEGLAVDEHSHFSEIGDELADIFIYICAIANRKGIDMETAFLKKEEKNKLRTWKSI from the coding sequence ATGCCGGAATTACCACAAAAAGCGACTTTAAAAAACTTTCAGCAATATGTTTCAGAGCTTGAAGCTGAACGGGGTTTTTCCCAACAAACAGTTCTCGACAAATGTCTTCTTTTGGGTGAGGAAATCGGTGAACTTTTTAAAGCCATTCGAAAATCGGAAGGCCTGGCTGTTGATGAGCATTCTCATTTTTCGGAAATCGGTGACGAACTGGCCGATATTTTTATCTATATCTGCGCCATTGCCAACCGGAAAGGAATAGACATGGAGACGGCATTCCTAAAAAAAGAAGAAAAAAATAAACTTCGAACCTGGAAGTCAATTTAA
- a CDS encoding SDR family oxidoreductase, translated as MKEKQKVALITGASRGIGKAIAIGLAKTGYRVVLTGRSLNDLEKVAREIQDFSSPEPFVYQLDISNSQQITETIKKIVKETGQIDVLVNNAGIFFDGSLSLSEEKFKSLLDVNLTAQFVILQEVVPVMKIQKTGYIFNISSRAGVIGFAGNAGYVASKFGFVGLSQSLYRELTPQGIKVTAICPSWVNTRMAYEAGTPAEPEEMIQPEDIFETIKWLLSLSPGASVKEIVVDAPKSIH; from the coding sequence ATGAAAGAAAAACAAAAAGTTGCACTTATTACAGGAGCCTCCCGTGGAATTGGGAAAGCCATCGCTATTGGATTGGCAAAAACAGGATACCGGGTTGTTTTAACGGGAAGAAGCCTGAATGATTTGGAAAAAGTAGCCCGGGAAATTCAAGATTTCTCTTCTCCTGAACCATTCGTTTATCAATTGGATATCAGTAACAGCCAGCAAATAACTGAAACCATAAAAAAAATAGTGAAAGAAACCGGACAGATTGATGTACTGGTAAACAACGCCGGTATTTTCTTTGATGGTTCGCTGTCGCTGTCTGAAGAAAAATTTAAATCGTTACTCGATGTCAATCTCACTGCGCAATTTGTGATTTTACAGGAAGTTGTTCCGGTAATGAAAATACAAAAAACGGGCTATATCTTTAACATCTCTTCCCGCGCCGGAGTAATCGGATTTGCCGGAAATGCAGGTTATGTAGCTTCAAAATTTGGTTTTGTTGGCTTGAGTCAGTCATTATACCGCGAGCTCACACCACAGGGAATAAAAGTAACCGCCATTTGTCCGAGCTGGGTAAACACACGGATGGCCTATGAAGCAGGGACACCTGCTGAACCGGAAGAAATGATCCAGCCCGAAGATATTTTTGAAACTATAAAATGGCTGTTGAGCCTGTCACCGGGAGCAAGTGTTAAAGAAATTGTTGTAGATGCCCCTAAAAGCATCCATTAA
- a CDS encoding sugar phosphate isomerase/epimerase family protein — MKPSRRNFVKTMMAVPFAASGLNLFASNSKSVNKKYGHKFKISLNVYSFNQPLRDGKIDLFDVLHFCAKYNFDAIDPTGYYFPAYPEVPPNDFMTKFKRDAFLLGLDISGTGVRNDFAHPDKKSRDADIKMIKEWIQAAAKMGIPNIRVFSGTNPHEGFSRDQVFDWMAEDLKTCCSFAKDYGVIVALQNHNDFIKTADDVDRIFNSVNSEWLGLNLDIGSYRQNDPYKEIERNTKYAVTWQIKENVWINGEETPTDFVKLFRIIKESGYRGYLPLETLGEGDPFKKVPVLLEKVKNALDIVESE; from the coding sequence ATGAAACCATCTCGCAGAAATTTTGTAAAAACAATGATGGCGGTGCCATTTGCAGCCTCCGGATTAAATCTATTCGCGTCAAACTCAAAATCAGTAAACAAAAAATACGGGCACAAATTTAAAATCAGCCTGAATGTATATTCTTTCAACCAACCACTGCGCGATGGAAAGATTGATTTATTTGATGTGCTTCATTTTTGCGCCAAATACAACTTCGATGCTATCGATCCGACAGGATACTATTTTCCTGCATATCCCGAGGTTCCCCCGAATGATTTTATGACAAAATTTAAACGGGATGCTTTTTTACTCGGACTGGACATTAGTGGCACAGGAGTGCGAAACGATTTTGCCCATCCCGACAAAAAAAGTCGCGATGCGGATATCAAAATGATAAAAGAATGGATTCAGGCGGCGGCAAAAATGGGAATTCCAAACATTCGGGTTTTTTCCGGCACAAATCCCCACGAAGGTTTTTCGCGCGACCAGGTATTTGACTGGATGGCTGAAGATTTAAAAACATGTTGCAGTTTTGCCAAAGACTACGGCGTTATTGTTGCACTTCAAAACCACAACGATTTTATAAAAACGGCTGACGATGTCGATCGGATTTTTAACAGCGTAAATTCAGAATGGCTGGGATTAAATCTTGATATTGGAAGTTACAGGCAAAACGATCCCTATAAAGAAATTGAACGAAATACAAAATATGCCGTCACATGGCAGATCAAAGAAAATGTTTGGATAAACGGAGAGGAAACTCCGACCGACTTTGTAAAACTGTTCAGAATAATAAAAGAGTCGGGGTACCGCGGATATCTCCCGTTGGAAACATTGGGTGAAGGCGATCCTTTCAAAAAAGTACCGGTTCTTCTTGAAAAAGTAAAAAATGCACTCGACATTGTTGAATCAGAATAA
- a CDS encoding response regulator transcription factor: MDQQYNIFLVEDDLSFGAVLKSYLELNDYNVAWVDDGKLAMEKFRENEYHICILDVMLPNIDGFTIGTEIRKMNKDIPMVFLTAKTLKEDILKGYNVGADDYITKPFDTEVLLCKIQAIIKRQSTTPVNNDVLFEIGSYRFDSKLRHIERKGIKQKLSPKESDLLKLLCQNKNELLPRENALQKIWGDDGYFTARSMDVFITKLRKYLSEDPNIEIKNIHGSGFLLEVKTPS, from the coding sequence ATGGATCAGCAATACAACATATTCCTCGTGGAAGACGATTTAAGTTTTGGGGCGGTTTTAAAATCCTATCTCGAACTAAACGACTACAATGTTGCCTGGGTTGACGACGGAAAACTGGCAATGGAAAAATTCCGTGAAAATGAATATCATATTTGTATTTTGGATGTGATGCTTCCAAATATCGACGGTTTTACGATCGGGACTGAAATTCGAAAAATGAATAAGGATATTCCAATGGTTTTTCTGACAGCCAAAACCTTAAAAGAAGATATTTTAAAAGGGTACAATGTAGGAGCCGACGATTATATCACCAAACCTTTCGACACTGAAGTTTTGTTGTGTAAAATTCAGGCAATTATCAAGCGACAATCAACAACTCCGGTAAACAACGATGTTCTTTTTGAAATTGGGTCCTACCGTTTTGATTCAAAATTGAGACACATTGAACGGAAGGGTATAAAACAAAAACTGTCTCCCAAAGAATCGGATTTGCTAAAGCTACTTTGCCAAAATAAAAATGAATTGCTTCCCCGTGAAAACGCCTTGCAAAAAATATGGGGCGACGATGGTTATTTTACAGCGCGCAGTATGGATGTGTTTATTACTAAACTTCGAAAATATTTGTCTGAAGATCCAAATATCGAAATCAAAAATATCCACGGAAGTGGTTTCTTGCTGGAGGTAAAAACTCCTTCCTGA